The Gossypium arboreum isolate Shixiya-1 chromosome 4, ASM2569848v2, whole genome shotgun sequence DNA segment CTGGATCTTGGAGGAAAGACCCAACGGTGCTAACGTCCACAACTGGCACTGGGCTAAACTGATTGCCTCCCCTGGTCGAAAACGTTCTTCACCAAATTACTTTCGAATCTCGCCATCCTTGACGGCCAAGGCAATCTTCGCATCAAGACCAAGAAGGTCGAAAAGATCGACGATGAAGCCTATGTTAATATTCGTAAGGGTAAAGTCATTCCCGGATATGAAATCAGTTTGAGTGTATCCTGGGAAGGCGAAGCCAAAGATGGGGAAGGGAAGACGCTGTTGAAAGCTGAAGGTAACCTCGAGATTCCGTACATTTCGGGATGAAAATGCTGACGAGGATCCGAaagttattaatataatattttaatgaaCCTTATCTGGAGAATGTCAGCTCATTGTTTCTACTTTTTTCCAGTTCCTGGTGATTCTATTCATTACTTTAGATATTGAATGTACAATTGTTATGTTGCTACTGAATCTGCATCTCATTCGAGTTGTGTTGTTTGCAGAATGGCAGAAGGCATCTAACATCATCAATGAACGAGGTTTCTAGGGACCTTGTTGTGAATACTGATTCTAAGAAGAAACAGGCTCTTATGGTAAATCTCTCTTGTACTCACCTTAACAATACCTATCTTTGACTGTAGCTATAATTTTATATCTTTTGGCTTTCTCGGAGAAAGTTAATGTTTTCATAATCTTCATATTTCTCATTACAGCACTTGCTTCCGGTACTAGCTGAGCTTCTTCATGCATGGGACATGGAAGTATCCCTTGAGTCTCTGGTCGAGGAAAGTAATTTCTGCGAGGTGAGTTCCAAGTAATTTCTATTGTTAATTATATTAAGAACTTACAAAAGCTATATGTTAAGTTGAAATGCTGCATCTTTTGCTCTGGAATAGAAAATTTCTTCGTTCTTATCACTTTTTTACAGTTGATTTTGGATTAAAATTTGAAGTAAGCTTCCTTTTCACCATTTTAAGTATTAATGCAGGTTTGGCTCGGAAGAACTCTTCAAAAGCTGGACTCGCTCTTGTTAGGAGCTTGTCAGGAGTTTAAAGAAGAAGGCTATTTAACTGTCAGTTATTTATTCTCTGCTCCTTGTTCTTGATACCTGGTGCATGCATGAAGTCTTTGATTTCCAACTTTCTATATGATTTATGCATTACTTTTGTCATAGATGATACActcataaatttattttcaataaatcattttatttgtttcaaGTCTCCAAACGTCCTGTGACGAGCAGTATTTGGTTTTGGaacatgatttgttttattcCGAAATGAGGAATAGTTTCTTTTTTGGTTTTGAATTGTTTGAACTTTATGAACACTTCTTTCTTTCAGCTATTTTATTGTGAAAAATTTAGAAGACTTTGCAAATCTGATCTTGGTCTACTGGTTCATGGTTTTAAAGTTGAAACTTGGACTGAGTGTCATTGTTGTCTTGATTGCC contains these protein-coding regions:
- the LOC128291889 gene encoding uncharacterized protein LOC128291889; protein product: MNEVSRDLVVNTDSKKKQALMHLLPVLAELLHAWDMEVSLESLVEESNFCEVWLGRTLQKLDSLLLGACQEFKEEGYLTVLFYEVGDLKRYSINYDKSGRSKVSTVVQV